A DNA window from Capnocytophaga sp. ARDL2 contains the following coding sequences:
- a CDS encoding helix-turn-helix domain-containing protein, with amino-acid sequence MKLLRIKNMVSSRCILVIERLMEDMGFELNDVDLGVIEFHEAITLEDRNKIEKAIQSLGFEILDEKKSLLVERIKNQIIELVSKDLNDLQITLPEYLQSKLQIEYDVLEELFSQQESQSIEQFYTLQEIEKVKELLVYEDFTLSEIAFKLNYNSSASLSAQFKKITGLPPSHFMEIKKQKQNIINQIN; translated from the coding sequence ATGAAATTACTTCGAATAAAAAATATGGTGAGTTCACGATGTATTTTAGTCATCGAGCGATTGATGGAAGATATGGGGTTTGAACTCAATGATGTGGATTTAGGTGTGATAGAGTTTCACGAAGCAATTACATTAGAAGACCGTAATAAAATTGAAAAGGCCATTCAATCTTTGGGATTTGAAATATTGGATGAAAAAAAAAGTTTGTTAGTAGAAAGAATAAAAAATCAAATCATCGAATTGGTTTCAAAAGATCTCAATGATTTACAAATTACCTTACCCGAATATTTGCAAAGTAAATTGCAGATTGAATACGATGTTTTGGAAGAATTATTTTCACAGCAAGAGTCGCAATCTATTGAACAGTTTTACACTTTACAAGAAATAGAAAAGGTAAAAGAATTGTTGGTGTATGAAGATTTTACACTTTCAGAAATAGCTTTTAAACTCAATTACAATTCTTCGGCAAGTTTGAGTGCACAGTTCAAAAAAATAACAGGATTGCCCCCTTCTCATTTTATGGAAATTAAAAAACAAAAACAAAATATTATTAATCAAATCAATTGA
- a CDS encoding DedA family protein, whose translation MIELIDFILHIDQYLFEFVNQYDTWIYVILFAIIFIETGLVIMPFLPGDSLLFATGMLAAQPNSMNIYIVTLVMLVAAILGDTLNYTIGKHLGDKMVNFKLFGKQPVKPEYLEKTQQFYEKYGSKTIVIARFVPIVRTLAPFVAGIGKMHYPTFLSYNIIGGCIWVIGVTFAGYFLGEIPLIKNNFSKVVLIIILLSILPIVFSYFKERRKLGVK comes from the coding sequence ATGATAGAACTAATAGACTTTATACTACATATCGATCAATATTTATTCGAGTTTGTCAATCAATACGACACTTGGATTTATGTCATTCTTTTTGCAATCATTTTTATAGAAACAGGCTTGGTTATCATGCCGTTTTTACCAGGAGACTCCTTGTTGTTTGCCACGGGAATGTTGGCAGCACAACCTAATAGTATGAATATTTATATCGTAACCTTGGTGATGTTGGTAGCGGCTATTTTGGGCGATACACTCAATTATACCATAGGAAAACATTTAGGAGATAAAATGGTGAATTTCAAACTATTTGGAAAACAACCCGTAAAACCTGAATATTTGGAAAAAACGCAACAATTTTATGAAAAATATGGAAGTAAAACCATAGTAATTGCTCGTTTTGTACCGATCGTGCGTACATTGGCTCCGTTTGTTGCAGGAATAGGAAAAATGCATTATCCTACATTTTTGTCTTACAATATTATTGGAGGTTGTATTTGGGTGATCGGCGTTACATTCGCAGGGTATTTCTTAGGTGAAATCCCTTTGATCAAGAACAATTTTTCTAAAGTGGTGTTGATTATTATTTTGCTATCTATATTGCCGATTGTTTTTTCATATTTCAAAGAGAGAAGAAAATTAGGCGTTAAATAA
- a CDS encoding DUF1599 domain-containing protein, which translates to MSSTSKQYDAIVSNCRNLYAKKLKDYGTAWRIFRLTSLTDQIYIKAMRIRTLQETDIRKVDEDEIGEFIAIINYCVMALIQIDKGVAKYPDLTEKEAIELYDKHAKITKDLMLNKNHDYGEAWRDIRISSLTDIILQKLLRIKQIEDNKGKTLVSEGVDANYQDIINYAVFSLILTEENKK; encoded by the coding sequence ATGAGTTCAACTTCTAAACAATATGATGCAATTGTTTCTAATTGTAGAAATCTCTATGCAAAAAAACTAAAAGATTACGGTACGGCGTGGCGTATTTTTCGTCTGACTTCGCTTACTGATCAAATTTATATTAAGGCTATGCGTATCCGCACCTTGCAAGAAACAGATATACGCAAGGTGGATGAAGACGAGATTGGCGAATTTATTGCAATCATCAATTATTGTGTCATGGCATTGATTCAGATAGACAAAGGTGTGGCAAAATACCCCGATTTGACTGAAAAAGAAGCAATAGAATTGTACGACAAACACGCAAAAATCACTAAAGATTTGATGTTGAATAAAAATCACGACTACGGCGAGGCATGGCGTGATATTCGTATCAGTTCGCTCACCGATATCATTCTACAAAAACTATTGCGTATCAAACAAATCGAAGACAACAAAGGCAAAACTTTAGTCTCTGAAGGAGTAGATGCCAACTATCAAGACATCATCAATTACGCAGTGTTTTCGTTAATTTTAACTGAAGAAAATAAAAAATAA
- the hemN gene encoding oxygen-independent coproporphyrinogen III oxidase has protein sequence MNSLIQKYNIPGPRYTSYPTVPFWKTEEFSEEQWKLRVKKTFQATNSTEGISLYIHLPFCESLCTFCGCHKRITKRHELENPYIETLLKEWQLYLNLFDEKPVLKELHLGGGTPTFFSPESLKELLETIFSTSIVPVDAIYSFEGHPNNTLFEHLKTLRDLGFTRVSFGVQDYDPKVQKAIHRIQSFEKVQEVTEWARALGYTSVSHDIIYGLPFQTVESIEQTIANTKKLQPDRISFYSYAHVPWIKGNGQRGFKDEDLPKDEEKRNLYELGKQRLQEAGYYEIGMDHFALESDSLYQSFKNATMHRNFMGYSSSKTSLMIGLGMSSIGDTQDSFYQNEKELEKYTALVAEGKFPLLKGHLHSDEDLILRQTILDIICHFQTDLSKVYLIISQEEIEKKLEELIKDQLLTIENHQLTVTELGKTFVRNICMAFDDYLIKNQPKTQLFSMTI, from the coding sequence ATGAATTCCTTAATTCAAAAATACAATATACCAGGACCAAGATACACCAGCTATCCCACAGTACCTTTTTGGAAAACAGAAGAATTTTCCGAAGAGCAATGGAAACTACGAGTGAAAAAAACATTTCAAGCGACCAACTCTACAGAAGGGATTTCGTTGTACATTCACCTGCCGTTTTGTGAGAGTTTATGTACCTTTTGTGGATGTCATAAACGCATTACCAAACGCCACGAACTCGAAAATCCGTATATCGAAACTTTGCTTAAAGAATGGCAATTGTACTTAAATCTCTTTGATGAAAAACCTGTGCTGAAAGAATTACACCTTGGCGGTGGTACGCCCACTTTTTTCAGTCCAGAGAGTTTAAAAGAGTTGTTAGAAACCATATTTTCGACTTCGATAGTTCCAGTAGATGCTATTTATAGTTTTGAAGGACATCCTAATAATACCTTGTTTGAGCATTTAAAAACATTGAGAGATTTAGGTTTTACTCGTGTAAGTTTTGGTGTACAGGATTACGACCCAAAAGTGCAAAAAGCCATTCATCGCATACAATCTTTTGAAAAAGTACAAGAGGTAACGGAGTGGGCGAGAGCGTTGGGCTATACTTCGGTGTCGCACGATATTATTTATGGATTGCCTTTTCAGACAGTGGAAAGCATAGAGCAGACCATTGCCAATACCAAAAAATTACAACCTGATAGAATTTCGTTTTACAGTTACGCCCATGTGCCGTGGATAAAGGGCAACGGACAGCGAGGTTTCAAAGACGAAGACCTACCCAAAGACGAAGAAAAACGCAATTTGTACGAATTGGGAAAACAGCGATTGCAAGAAGCAGGATATTACGAAATAGGAATGGATCATTTTGCATTGGAAAGCGATAGTTTGTATCAATCGTTTAAAAATGCAACGATGCACCGCAATTTTATGGGGTATAGCTCATCAAAAACTTCGCTAATGATAGGGTTGGGTATGTCGTCGATAGGGGATACCCAGGATAGTTTTTATCAGAATGAAAAAGAATTGGAGAAATATACTGCATTGGTTGCAGAAGGAAAATTCCCACTTTTGAAAGGGCATTTACATTCCGATGAAGATTTGATTTTGCGTCAGACGATTTTGGATATTATCTGTCATTTTCAAACCGATTTGTCAAAGGTGTATTTGATCATTTCTCAAGAAGAAATCGAAAAAAAATTGGAAGAATTGATAAAAGATCAATTGTTGACTATTGAAAACCATCAATTGACTGTAACTGAATTAGGAAAAACCTTTGTGAGAAATATCTGTATGGCGTTTGATGATTATTTGATAAAAAATCAACCCAAAACACAATTGTTTTCTATGACGATATAG
- a CDS encoding beta strand repeat-containing protein → MKKRLLPISLIMIGFVSNAQVGIGTLTPNNSAQLDVVAADKGILIPRVALQNITDATTITNGNVNSLLVFNTTNSNLITPGYYYWYVDKWHRIINANDIADLDTDTTNASMIVENGVLKLIDSVGNITQVNISDLNIPTTIVDNGTSFTYTNELGEAVTINLLEGPTGNGIANITVNPSNPSIAIITYTNGTMAELPLPQGPQGIQGIQGPKGDDGEDGVGIASIATVKDPVTGITSATVNYTNGTSATPFPINDGASFLSGSGNPENIDGKNGDSYVDTTTGDVWVKDNGTWTNTGDSLNGRGIESINTVKDPTTGITTVTVNYTDGTSATPFTINDGVGIDTITVDASQNVPGFTTMTVTLSNGNTLPIQVKNGVDGENGKTPTIEIEDIAATANTPKGKKITYKIDGIVVNTYTVYDGVGISAITETKDSDGNSIVKVKTTDGAETEITVNKGDDGVSITNVAVDASQNVPGFTTMTVTLSNGNTLPIQVKNGVDGENGKTPTIEIEDVAATANTPKGKKITYKIDGIVVNTYTVYDGVGISAITETKDSDGNSIVKVKTTDGAETEITVNKGDDGVSITNVAVDASQNVPGFTTMTVTLSNGNTLPIQVKNGVDGENGKTPTIEIEDIAATANTPKGKKITYKIDGIVVNTYTVYDGVGISAITETKDSDGNSIVKVKTTDGAETEITVNKGDDGVSITNVAVDASQNVPGFTTMTVTLSNGNTLPIQVKNGVDGENGKTPTIEIEDVAATANTPKGKKITYKIDGIVVNTYTVYDGKDGRGITSIVQDTTDPAKLTVNYTDNTTSEVTIPGLNWTAANGLNKPDANTVHLGGTLIKPTKITTDATNTIALEGLQPTTEIENDKFVVVDANGVVKTFEPTYSSTEKATGKKWVDGKTVYEKTLTYNHTGGTQIILPADSRPTNIIGFRFIGKTTNKFTSDYSSYNPSTGVMTLGHGVMSVGHPAGEYYIILEYFND, encoded by the coding sequence ATGAAAAAAAGACTTTTACCTATATCGCTTATAATGATAGGCTTTGTTTCAAATGCACAGGTTGGTATAGGTACCTTGACACCAAACAACTCTGCACAACTTGATGTAGTAGCAGCAGATAAAGGTATTTTGATACCAAGAGTAGCATTGCAAAACATTACTGATGCTACAACTATTACAAATGGAAACGTTAACTCTTTATTAGTATTTAATACTACAAACAGTAACTTAATTACACCAGGTTACTACTATTGGTATGTGGACAAATGGCATAGAATCATAAATGCAAACGACATTGCTGATTTGGATACTGATACTACAAACGCTTCTATGATTGTAGAAAATGGTGTATTGAAATTGATTGACTCTGTTGGAAATATAACTCAAGTAAATATTTCAGACTTAAACATCCCTACAACTATCGTTGACAACGGTACTTCATTTACTTACACAAACGAATTGGGTGAAGCAGTTACAATCAATTTATTAGAAGGTCCTACTGGAAATGGTATTGCGAATATCACAGTAAATCCTTCGAACCCATCAATTGCAATCATTACTTATACAAACGGTACAATGGCTGAATTGCCTTTGCCTCAAGGTCCTCAGGGTATTCAAGGTATTCAAGGTCCTAAAGGAGATGATGGTGAAGACGGTGTAGGTATCGCTTCTATTGCAACGGTCAAAGATCCTGTAACTGGAATTACTAGCGCTACAGTAAACTATACGAATGGTACTTCCGCTACTCCATTCCCAATCAACGATGGAGCTTCTTTCCTTTCGGGAAGTGGAAATCCTGAGAATATTGATGGTAAAAACGGTGACTCTTATGTTGACACCACTACAGGTGATGTTTGGGTAAAAGATAATGGTACTTGGACAAACACTGGGGATTCATTGAACGGTAGAGGTATAGAATCTATTAATACTGTAAAAGACCCTACTACTGGAATTACAACTGTTACTGTAAACTATACAGACGGTACTTCAGCTACTCCTTTTACAATCAATGATGGTGTAGGAATTGATACAATCACAGTTGATGCTAGTCAAAATGTACCAGGATTTACTACAATGACAGTTACATTGTCAAATGGTAATACATTGCCAATTCAAGTGAAAAATGGTGTAGATGGTGAAAACGGTAAAACTCCAACTATTGAAATTGAAGATATAGCTGCAACTGCTAATACACCTAAAGGTAAAAAGATTACATACAAAATCGATGGTATTGTTGTAAATACATACACAGTTTACGATGGTGTAGGAATTTCAGCTATTACAGAAACTAAAGATTCGGACGGAAATTCTATAGTTAAAGTTAAAACTACGGATGGTGCTGAAACTGAAATTACCGTAAACAAAGGGGATGACGGTGTAAGCATTACTAATGTAGCTGTTGATGCTAGTCAAAATGTACCAGGATTTACTACAATGACAGTTACATTGTCAAATGGTAATACATTGCCAATTCAAGTGAAAAATGGTGTAGATGGTGAAAACGGTAAAACTCCAACTATTGAAATTGAAGATGTAGCTGCAACTGCTAATACACCTAAAGGTAAAAAGATTACATACAAAATCGATGGTATTGTTGTAAATACATACACAGTTTACGATGGTGTAGGAATTTCAGCTATTACAGAAACTAAAGATTCAGACGGAAATTCTATAGTTAAAGTTAAAACTACGGATGGTGCTGAAACTGAAATTACCGTAAACAAAGGGGATGACGGTGTAAGCATTACTAATGTAGCTGTTGATGCTAGTCAAAATGTACCAGGATTTACTACAATGACAGTTACATTGTCAAATGGTAATACATTGCCAATTCAAGTGAAAAATGGTGTAGATGGTGAAAACGGTAAAACTCCAACTATCGAAATTGAAGATATAGCTGCAACTGCTAATACACCTAAAGGTAAAAAGATTACATACAAAATCGATGGTATTGTTGTAAATACATACACAGTTTACGATGGTGTAGGAATTTCAGCTATTACAGAAACTAAAGATTCGGACGGAAATTCTATAGTTAAAGTTAAAACTACGGATGGTGCTGAAACTGAAATTACCGTAAACAAAGGGGATGACGGTGTAAGTATTACTAATGTAGCTGTTGATGCTAGTCAAAATGTACCAGGATTTACTACAATGACAGTTACATTGTCAAATGGTAATACATTGCCAATTCAAGTGAAAAATGGTGTAGATGGTGAAAACGGTAAAACTCCAACTATTGAAATTGAAGATGTAGCTGCAACTGCTAATACACCTAAAGGTAAAAAGATTACATACAAAATCGATGGTATTGTTGTAAATACATACACAGTTTACGATGGCAAAGACGGTAGAGGTATAACAAGTATTGTTCAAGATACAACAGATCCGGCTAAGTTGACAGTAAATTACACTGATAATACAACATCTGAAGTTACAATTCCAGGATTGAACTGGACAGCTGCAAATGGATTAAACAAACCTGATGCAAATACCGTTCACCTTGGTGGTACATTAATCAAGCCTACTAAAATTACAACAGACGCTACTAATACTATAGCTTTAGAGGGATTACAACCTACTACTGAAATCGAAAATGATAAATTTGTTGTAGTAGATGCTAACGGTGTTGTAAAAACATTTGAACCTACTTATTCATCTACTGAAAAAGCTACGGGTAAAAAATGGGTTGATGGTAAAACAGTATATGAAAAAACTTTGACGTACAACCACACAGGTGGTACTCAAATTATATTACCAGCAGATTCAAGACCAACAAACATCATCGGATTTAGATTTATCGGTAAAACAACTAATAAATTTACAAGTGACTATTCTTCATACAATCCTTCTACTGGAGTGATGACTTTAGGACATGGGGTAATGAGTGTAGGACATCCAGCAGGTGAATACTATATCATCTTGGAATATTTCAACGACTAA
- a CDS encoding o-succinylbenzoate synthase encodes MKAYFKKYTLQFKKPAGTSRGILLDKNTWFLMIENNGKIGYGECSLLQGLSIDDRPNYEEKLSWVCQNIHLGKDVLWEQLRDWPSIQFGVEQAFLSLESNHPFQLFLHEFSDGTKGIPINGLVWMESAENMKLQIDEKIAQGFNCIKLKIGAIDFNEECRLLSYIREHFSADRIEIRVDANGAFSLETVEEKLNILSKFSIHSIEQPIKAGQINEMRSLCSKTPLPIALDEELIGVVNYEDKKQVIEKIRPQYIILKPSLVGGFKGSQEWIDIANSFNIPWWITSALESNIGLNAIAQWTFSLNNPMPQGLGTGSLYTNNIDSPLVVKNGFLWYDTTSDFDVKKI; translated from the coding sequence ATGAAAGCTTATTTCAAAAAATATACATTACAGTTCAAAAAACCAGCAGGAACTTCCAGAGGAATATTATTAGACAAAAACACGTGGTTTCTCATGATTGAAAACAATGGAAAAATAGGTTATGGAGAATGCAGTTTATTACAAGGTTTATCTATAGACGATCGTCCAAATTATGAGGAAAAATTGTCTTGGGTATGTCAAAACATTCACTTAGGAAAAGATGTTTTATGGGAGCAATTACGCGATTGGCCTTCTATACAATTTGGAGTAGAACAGGCATTTTTATCTTTGGAAAGCAACCATCCTTTTCAATTATTTCTCCATGAATTTTCCGATGGAACAAAAGGAATTCCTATCAACGGTTTGGTATGGATGGAATCTGCTGAAAACATGAAACTACAAATAGATGAAAAAATCGCTCAAGGTTTCAACTGTATCAAACTAAAAATTGGAGCTATCGATTTTAATGAAGAATGTCGATTGCTCTCTTATATCAGAGAACACTTCTCTGCTGACCGTATAGAAATACGCGTGGATGCAAATGGTGCTTTTTCGTTAGAAACTGTTGAGGAAAAATTAAATATTTTATCAAAATTTTCTATTCACAGTATCGAACAACCGATCAAAGCTGGTCAAATCAACGAAATGAGATCATTGTGTAGCAAAACTCCCCTCCCAATTGCGTTGGACGAAGAATTGATTGGCGTTGTAAATTATGAAGATAAAAAACAAGTGATTGAAAAAATTCGTCCGCAGTACATCATCCTAAAGCCAAGTTTAGTAGGCGGATTTAAAGGTTCACAAGAATGGATAGACATTGCCAATTCATTCAACATTCCATGGTGGATTACCTCTGCACTGGAAAGCAACATCGGTCTTAATGCCATTGCTCAATGGACATTCAGCCTCAATAACCCTATGCCACAAGGTTTGGGAACAGGCAGCCTTTATACCAACAACATCGACTCCCCTTTGGTGGTAAAAAACGGCTTTCTTTGGTATGATACTACCTCTGATTTTGATGTAAAAAAAATATAA
- the fabG gene encoding 3-oxoacyl-[acyl-carrier-protein] reductase, whose translation MKLLENKVAIITGATRGIGRGIAIEFAKQGADVAFTYSSSVQAATELENELIALGVKAKGYQSNAADFEQSQKLVDEILEYFGTIDVLINNAGITKDNLLMRMSEADYDEVIAVNLKSVFNMTKAVQRTLLKNRKGSIINMSSVVGVKGNAGQANYAASKAGIIGFSKSVALELGSRNIRCNVIAPGFIETEMTAKLGENVVKGWIDAIPLKRGGKPEDIANACVFLASDLSIYITGQVLNVDGGMLT comes from the coding sequence ATGAAATTATTAGAAAATAAAGTAGCGATTATCACAGGAGCTACACGCGGAATTGGTAGAGGAATTGCTATCGAGTTTGCAAAGCAAGGAGCAGATGTTGCCTTTACTTACAGCTCGTCTGTACAAGCAGCTACAGAATTGGAAAACGAATTGATTGCTTTGGGAGTAAAAGCAAAAGGATACCAATCAAATGCAGCAGATTTTGAACAATCACAAAAATTGGTAGATGAAATTTTGGAATATTTTGGTACCATCGATGTATTGATCAACAATGCAGGAATTACCAAAGACAATTTGTTGATGAGAATGTCTGAAGCTGATTATGACGAAGTAATTGCAGTGAACTTGAAATCAGTTTTCAACATGACCAAAGCTGTACAACGTACTTTATTGAAAAACCGCAAAGGTTCGATTATCAATATGAGTTCCGTTGTAGGTGTAAAAGGAAATGCAGGTCAAGCAAATTACGCAGCATCAAAAGCTGGAATTATTGGTTTTTCTAAATCTGTAGCTTTGGAATTAGGTTCGAGAAATATTCGTTGTAACGTAATTGCACCAGGATTTATTGAAACAGAAATGACTGCAAAATTAGGTGAAAATGTAGTAAAAGGTTGGATAGACGCCATTCCTTTGAAAAGAGGAGGGAAGCCAGAAGATATTGCAAATGCATGTGTTTTCTTAGCATCAGATTTGTCAATCTATATCACAGGACAAGTATTGAATGTTGACGGAGGAATGTTGACATAA
- a CDS encoding thiamine diphosphokinase has protein sequence MSSHHIVRDDQEPALIIANGEACNIDLMHQLLEWSPLVVVLDSAIDRVLELGIKIDVLLGDFDRGFNSEKYKELQYPLEIIPYSCQNSTDLEKAFHFLIERGHKMANVIWATGKRMDHTLNNITCIAKFSQQLEIVLFDDYSKIFVLPKTYKKWYTKDTVISLMPIGKVEGITTKNLVYPLQNDSLELGVRTGNSNSVLEDGIVEITYERGHLLMMECWD, from the coding sequence ATGTCATCACATCATATTGTACGCGACGACCAAGAACCTGCCTTAATCATTGCCAATGGCGAGGCTTGTAACATCGACCTTATGCATCAATTATTAGAATGGAGTCCGCTGGTAGTGGTATTGGATTCTGCCATCGACCGAGTGTTGGAATTGGGTATCAAAATTGATGTGCTATTGGGAGATTTCGACCGTGGTTTCAATTCCGAAAAATACAAAGAACTTCAATATCCATTGGAAATTATCCCTTATTCATGTCAAAATTCTACCGATTTGGAAAAGGCATTTCACTTTCTTATCGAACGAGGACACAAAATGGCAAATGTAATTTGGGCAACAGGCAAAAGAATGGATCATACACTAAATAATATTACCTGTATTGCAAAATTTTCTCAGCAGTTGGAAATTGTTTTATTTGACGATTATTCCAAAATATTTGTTTTGCCCAAAACATACAAAAAATGGTACACAAAAGACACGGTGATTTCCCTAATGCCTATTGGAAAAGTTGAAGGAATTACTACAAAAAATTTAGTATATCCCTTGCAAAACGACAGTTTAGAATTGGGCGTTCGTACAGGTAATAGCAACAGTGTATTGGAAGATGGAATCGTAGAAATCACCTATGAACGAGGACACTTATTAATGATGGAGTGTTGGGATTAA
- a CDS encoding gliding motility-associated C-terminal domain-containing protein — MKKKNIVISFLALANISVFSQEAKTVNKGMLSVEPHTIVSTYFDFENHTSGKMINDGEFYFYADYNNEGDVSFTQNKTTGYVVFEGKKSNIQKISGNAPSYFYNAIFNNASQFTISNETVYKGLVNFSDGIVYMDHENGGAFVFLKGANHINTADKSHVDGEVEKIGNEQFKYPIGDGRYYRFASISAPALEADSFTGEYFLINSNTQYPHKDKEGSIELIDNKEYWIIKKDHPTDSQVLVTLSWDERTTPTELLGNKTELLRVVRWDEAEKLWIDEGGVVDFASKTVTTPVKMENYGVFTLGRIKKDWIEEGDVVIHNVVTDNNDGNNDYFYIKNIQRYPENTVRIFNRWGREIYHTENYDSNGNVFRGYAEGKGVINPGEKVPTGTYYYIVEYTIKTNDVSKRIKKAGYLHFEANK, encoded by the coding sequence ATGAAGAAAAAGAATATAGTAATTAGCTTTTTAGCATTGGCAAATATTTCTGTATTTTCTCAAGAGGCTAAAACCGTAAACAAAGGTATGCTTTCTGTAGAGCCACATACCATTGTTTCTACCTATTTTGATTTCGAAAATCATACAAGTGGAAAAATGATCAATGATGGTGAATTTTATTTTTACGCTGATTACAACAACGAAGGTGACGTTTCTTTCACTCAAAACAAAACAACTGGTTATGTAGTTTTTGAAGGAAAAAAATCCAATATTCAAAAAATTAGTGGAAATGCTCCTAGCTATTTCTACAATGCTATTTTCAACAATGCTTCTCAATTTACCATATCAAACGAAACTGTTTACAAAGGTTTGGTAAATTTTTCGGATGGTATTGTATATATGGATCATGAAAACGGTGGTGCGTTTGTATTTCTAAAAGGTGCCAATCACATTAATACAGCTGATAAATCACACGTAGATGGAGAGGTTGAAAAAATAGGAAACGAACAATTCAAATATCCAATTGGTGATGGTAGATACTACCGTTTTGCAAGTATTTCTGCTCCTGCTTTAGAAGCTGATAGTTTTACAGGCGAATATTTCCTCATTAATTCTAATACTCAATATCCTCATAAAGATAAAGAAGGTAGTATCGAATTGATAGACAACAAAGAATATTGGATTATCAAAAAAGACCACCCTACTGACAGCCAAGTTTTAGTAACTTTATCTTGGGACGAGCGTACAACTCCAACTGAATTATTAGGGAACAAAACAGAATTGTTACGCGTGGTTCGTTGGGATGAAGCTGAAAAATTGTGGATTGACGAAGGAGGGGTAGTAGATTTTGCAAGTAAAACAGTTACTACACCTGTAAAAATGGAAAACTACGGCGTATTTACTTTGGGTAGAATCAAAAAAGATTGGATTGAAGAAGGAGATGTGGTTATTCATAATGTTGTAACTGACAACAACGACGGAAACAACGATTATTTCTACATCAAAAACATTCAAAGATATCCTGAAAACACAGTACGTATCTTCAACAGATGGGGTAGAGAAATTTACCACACTGAAAATTATGACAGCAACGGTAATGTGTTTAGAGGATATGCCGAAGGTAAAGGTGTAATCAATCCAGGTGAAAAAGTTCCAACAGGTACTTATTACTACATTGTTGAATATACTATCAAAACAAACGATGTAAGCAAACGCATCAAAAAAGCAGGTTACTTACATTTTGAAGCAAATAAATAA